The following coding sequences are from one Methanosarcina sp. WWM596 window:
- a CDS encoding ammonium transporter: protein MAIVAADLVWVLISSALILFMLPGLAFFYGGMVRRKNVLSSMMHSFAAMGVMTIEWVVIGYSLAFGTGNWFIGDLEHAFLRGIDLYSVSGTIPTYAFVVFQGMFAVITPALISGAIVGRAKFSSYIAFIALWGLIVYAPVCHWVWGGGFLTGEALDFAGGTVVHVTSGISSLAILVFLGKRKGYGIDSIKPHNVTLTLLGTGLLWFGWFGFNAGSALAANEVAGLAFITTFIAPAAAGLSWMAIEWMSTGKPTALGFATGILAGLVVITPAAGFVTPMAALVMGLIAGVICYKAVMLKGKLGYDDSLDAFGVHGVGGITGAILTGVFASVGATSLLLGDSHQLFIQVEGVIITIVYAVACTLIIGLVLQKTIGFKVSESEENIGLDKTQHGESAYNI from the coding sequence ATGGCTATTGTAGCAGCAGATCTTGTTTGGGTATTGATTTCATCCGCGCTTATATTATTCATGCTTCCAGGGCTTGCTTTTTTCTACGGTGGGATGGTCAGGCGTAAGAATGTCCTTAGTAGCATGATGCACTCCTTTGCCGCAATGGGTGTCATGACCATAGAATGGGTGGTAATAGGTTATTCTCTTGCTTTTGGAACCGGAAACTGGTTCATAGGCGACCTTGAACACGCATTCCTGCGGGGAATTGACCTTTACTCGGTATCAGGTACCATTCCCACATATGCATTTGTTGTGTTTCAGGGGATGTTTGCTGTAATTACGCCTGCTCTTATCTCCGGAGCCATTGTCGGGCGTGCTAAATTCAGTTCATACATCGCTTTCATAGCCCTCTGGGGGCTTATCGTCTACGCGCCTGTTTGTCACTGGGTCTGGGGCGGCGGCTTTCTTACTGGAGAAGCCCTTGACTTTGCGGGCGGCACGGTTGTCCATGTAACATCAGGTATCTCCTCCCTTGCAATTCTGGTCTTCCTCGGAAAGAGGAAGGGGTACGGCATCGATTCGATTAAGCCGCACAATGTTACCCTCACCCTTCTTGGTACAGGGCTTCTTTGGTTTGGATGGTTTGGGTTCAATGCCGGATCGGCTCTTGCCGCAAATGAGGTTGCAGGTCTTGCATTTATTACAACATTCATTGCACCCGCAGCTGCAGGCCTTTCCTGGATGGCGATAGAATGGATGTCCACTGGAAAACCAACAGCCCTGGGGTTTGCTACAGGCATCCTTGCGGGACTCGTCGTAATCACTCCCGCTGCTGGTTTTGTCACGCCAATGGCAGCTCTAGTAATGGGTTTAATTGCAGGGGTTATATGTTATAAGGCTGTGATGCTCAAAGGCAAGCTCGGGTATGATGACTCACTTGATGCTTTTGGAGTCCACGGGGTTGGTGGAATAACCGGCGCTATCTTAACGGGAGTGTTCGCAAGTGTGGGTGCCACAAGTCTTCTCCTTGGCGATTCGCACCAGTTGTTCATCCAGGTCGAAGGAGTTATTATTACGATTGTTTATGCGGTTGCTTGCACACTCATAATAGGATTGGTCCTCCAGAAGACCATCGGGTTCAAGGTTTCTGAGAGTGAAGAAAACATTGGGCTTGATAAGACACAGCATGGAGAATCCGCATATAACATTTGA
- a CDS encoding iron ABC transporter permease produces the protein MTFAVTVGAAELGMKDVFFAIIARFFSLDVSDFTYGVVWHLRLPRLILGVVAGAGLAVSGCVMQGITRNPLVSPFTIGISSAAAFGASLAIFLGTGLAGGGQLFVVANAFVFALICAFTVFGLANLRGSSPETLVLAGIAISYLFSALAAVLQFFASEEKLMAMVHWSFGSLTNSGWDSIAIISFTMLFTFPALMKYSWDLNTMMLVDDETAKSLGIHTSRVRTTLLILSSLITATIISFTGVIGFVGLVAPHVTRFILGGDHRFLLPGTCIAGSILVIAADIAGRCLIPPIVFPLGVVISFVGVPMFVYLLMTEKEEFWK, from the coding sequence TTGACGTTTGCAGTTACTGTAGGGGCTGCTGAACTCGGTATGAAGGATGTCTTTTTTGCAATAATCGCCCGTTTTTTTTCCCTGGATGTCAGCGACTTCACTTATGGAGTGGTATGGCATCTGCGGCTCCCTCGCTTGATTCTGGGGGTTGTTGCCGGAGCCGGACTTGCAGTGTCAGGCTGTGTTATGCAGGGCATTACAAGAAATCCTCTTGTGAGCCCTTTTACGATAGGTATCTCCTCTGCAGCAGCTTTTGGGGCGTCATTGGCAATATTTTTAGGAACCGGACTTGCCGGCGGAGGGCAGTTGTTTGTAGTAGCAAATGCTTTTGTTTTTGCTCTTATTTGTGCTTTCACAGTTTTTGGGCTTGCAAATCTTAGAGGTTCTTCGCCTGAAACCCTGGTACTTGCAGGTATTGCAATCTCGTATCTGTTCAGCGCTCTGGCAGCAGTTCTCCAGTTCTTTGCATCTGAAGAAAAGCTGATGGCAATGGTTCACTGGAGTTTTGGGTCTCTCACAAATTCAGGGTGGGATTCGATTGCAATTATCTCGTTTACAATGCTTTTTACTTTTCCGGCTCTTATGAAGTATTCGTGGGACCTCAATACTATGATGCTTGTTGATGACGAAACAGCAAAGAGCCTTGGAATCCACACTTCAAGGGTTAGAACAACCCTTCTCATACTATCATCATTGATTACGGCCACAATAATATCCTTTACAGGAGTTATCGGTTTTGTAGGCCTCGTAGCTCCTCATGTAACTCGTTTTATTCTTGGAGGAGACCACAGGTTTCTTTTGCCCGGCACCTGCATTGCAGGTTCGATTCTTGTAATTGCTGCTGATATTGCTGGAAGATGTCTAATCCCTCCGATAGTCTTTCCGCTCGGAGTCGTGATTTCTTTTGTAGGCGTTCCCATGTTCGTATACCTTCTGATGACTGAAAAGGAGGAGTTCTGGAAATGA
- a CDS encoding iron ABC transporter substrate-binding protein, protein MNVKFSFRLTLLILLALTVVFSGCISQSSPEESSISEEKNTVMVQDSAGRYVEVPYPVERIVVLWDNPAEELRSLGAIDRIVGIDAETKKKVDSGFFPELADVPVVGTWDEPDYEKIAELKPDVVIMLSSYPPLPDDVQKKLEPFGIAVVGLDFYMVDYWGREVRTLGFMLDEDENADAYIRFFTEEWATVKERTQDIPDDDKKKVYFEGLEPHLTYGGADNGCGIPGMVRAAGGIDLFPEISAYSFEVDPEEISLRNPDVILKGTVSGYLSNTSEFSEIQQEVASRPELASTNAVINGDVFVISWDVAAGSRKKFGPMYLAKALYPEKFEDYDPDLITKKYLEDYQGINYQGIYFYPQPE, encoded by the coding sequence ATGAATGTTAAATTCTCTTTCCGTTTGACTCTTTTAATCCTGCTTGCATTAACTGTAGTTTTTAGTGGGTGTATTTCTCAAAGTTCTCCCGAAGAGTCCTCAATTAGTGAGGAAAAAAATACTGTAATGGTTCAGGATTCTGCTGGGAGATACGTTGAAGTTCCATATCCTGTAGAGAGAATTGTGGTTTTATGGGATAACCCGGCTGAAGAATTACGCTCCCTGGGTGCAATTGATAGGATAGTAGGAATCGATGCAGAAACAAAGAAAAAAGTTGACAGTGGATTTTTCCCTGAACTTGCAGATGTACCGGTTGTTGGAACCTGGGATGAACCAGACTACGAGAAGATTGCAGAACTCAAGCCGGATGTTGTCATTATGCTCTCGAGTTATCCTCCTTTGCCAGATGACGTTCAGAAGAAACTGGAGCCTTTTGGGATTGCCGTAGTCGGACTGGATTTTTATATGGTGGATTACTGGGGCCGAGAGGTCCGAACCCTTGGGTTCATGCTTGATGAGGACGAAAATGCTGATGCATACATACGCTTCTTTACTGAGGAATGGGCGACGGTAAAAGAGCGGACACAAGACATCCCTGATGACGATAAAAAGAAAGTTTATTTTGAAGGGCTTGAACCACATTTGACCTACGGCGGTGCAGACAACGGATGTGGAATTCCCGGAATGGTCCGAGCTGCCGGAGGAATAGACCTCTTCCCTGAAATTTCAGCTTACTCTTTTGAAGTTGATCCGGAAGAAATTTCCCTCAGAAACCCGGATGTAATCTTGAAGGGTACAGTTTCTGGATATTTAAGTAACACATCTGAGTTTTCGGAGATTCAGCAAGAAGTGGCAAGCAGGCCGGAACTTGCGAGCACGAATGCTGTGATAAATGGTGATGTATTTGTTATCAGCTGGGATGTCGCAGCCGGTTCCAGAAAAAAGTTTGGCCCGATGTACCTTGCAAAAGCCCTCTACCCGGAAAAATTTGAAGATTATGACCCGGATCTTATCACCAAAAAATATCTGGAAGATTATCAGGGAATAAATTATCAGGGGATTTATTTCTACCCTCAGCCTGAGTGA
- a CDS encoding AraC family ligand binding domain-containing protein, which translates to MRQYCEPHAHPTESIIYTAKGEWVLYSEGKRYHMKEGSLFFMPPDIETGYEVPFASPATLLIIKFEGEKDPEEFLKYLEGLKDRLSESEQKGEIFKISALPMNHPARSFSESLKQI; encoded by the coding sequence ATCCGTCAGTACTGTGAGCCTCATGCACACCCCACTGAAAGCATAATATATACGGCAAAAGGAGAATGGGTACTATATAGTGAAGGAAAACGTTACCATATGAAGGAAGGCTCTTTATTTTTCATGCCTCCTGACATAGAAACTGGCTATGAAGTGCCATTTGCTAGCCCGGCTACTCTTTTGATAATAAAATTCGAAGGAGAAAAAGATCCTGAAGAATTCCTGAAATACCTTGAAGGTTTGAAAGATAGACTGAGTGAGAGTGAACAAAAAGGTGAAATATTCAAAATATCAGCCCTGCCAATGAATCATCCGGCAAGGTCGTTTTCTGAAAGCTTAAAACAAATATAA
- a CDS encoding S9 family peptidase — MMDKQVSMKEKKISFCSDVRLTGILRYPGSRVGEEENFPAVLLNHGTLEQDKDGNTLKHPDGRKVYSKNFFLEISRHLCRAGFATFSWDKRGIGESESGNSDSLSVVKDSKSALDALCVQDFINENRIAVFGQSAGVYTSCLLAKDDLRPKAYILSGGLYRDCSEMIAFNYLRPVEYARKSSEHLKWVEENDLFGLVLGLNLSLRKEAMKAGNKEYVVAYRGKKWTIPLDTLFFDPDYAPRKQFRYIEKPALVIHGEYDLNVPLEDAYMIERELRSRSVSVELVIIPGSDHSFQKVPEDEDERLKERMSLECFKRPYNEEYFRVIVNFLKRNL, encoded by the coding sequence ATGATGGATAAACAGGTCTCTATGAAGGAAAAAAAGATCTCCTTTTGTAGCGATGTCAGGCTTACAGGGATTTTAAGGTATCCTGGGAGTAGAGTAGGCGAGGAGGAAAATTTTCCCGCTGTATTGCTGAATCACGGAACACTGGAACAGGATAAGGACGGCAATACTCTCAAACATCCAGATGGCAGAAAGGTTTACAGTAAGAATTTTTTCCTTGAAATTTCCAGGCACCTTTGCAGGGCAGGCTTTGCAACATTTTCATGGGATAAAAGGGGGATCGGTGAAAGTGAATCTGGAAATAGTGATAGTTTGTCCGTGGTAAAAGATTCAAAAAGTGCTCTGGACGCATTGTGTGTTCAGGATTTCATCAATGAAAATCGAATTGCAGTTTTTGGTCAGAGTGCAGGGGTTTATACAAGCTGCCTGCTTGCAAAAGATGACCTTCGACCAAAGGCCTACATTTTATCCGGAGGACTTTATAGGGACTGTAGTGAGATGATTGCTTTCAATTATCTAAGGCCTGTGGAATATGCCCGGAAAAGCTCAGAACATCTGAAATGGGTTGAAGAAAATGACCTTTTTGGCCTAGTCCTCGGTTTGAATTTGTCGTTGAGGAAAGAGGCCATGAAAGCAGGAAATAAGGAATACGTGGTGGCATACAGAGGAAAAAAATGGACAATACCACTTGACACACTATTTTTTGATCCTGATTATGCCCCTCGGAAACAATTTCGCTATATAGAAAAACCTGCACTTGTGATCCACGGAGAATACGACCTAAATGTCCCTCTTGAGGATGCATATATGATTGAAAGGGAACTTAGAAGCAGAAGTGTTTCTGTTGAGCTTGTTATAATCCCGGGTTCTGACCATAGCTTCCAGAAGGTACCGGAAGATGAAGACGAAAGGCTCAAAGAAAGGATGTCTCTTGAATGTTTTAAGAGGCCTTACAATGAGGAATATTTCAGGGTAATTGTTAATTTTCTTAAAAGAAATCTTTGA
- a CDS encoding ammonium transporter, with translation MMLNTGSTGFMLLATSLVMLMTPGLAFFYGGLACKRNILGIMMQSFVSLGLTTILWFFVGYSLCFSGGEGAILGNLDKIFLNGITPTVMFGNAGFPELVFVAYQMMFAIITPALITGAFANRITFKAYIIFLIVWQLFVYYPFVHMIWGGGLLANMGVIDFAGGIVVHATAGFAALASVFYVGSRKYKDSKPNNIPLMAIGTALLWFGWYGFNAGSELNVDGITALAFLNSDIAASFAAITWMIIEWIREEKPKFVGLMTGAVAGLATITPAAGLVSLHVAALMGIIGAIVCYFAVHLKNRMKWDDALDVWGVHGIGGVTGTILLGVFASTAINPAGSNGLLYGGTAFFIKELVVVAGASIYAFIFTYIMLMLINAITPVKVSDAEELAGLDISMHGECAYDAIH, from the coding sequence ATGATGTTAAATACTGGTTCAACAGGCTTTATGCTGCTTGCGACAAGTCTTGTAATGCTTATGACCCCCGGTCTGGCATTCTTTTACGGAGGGCTTGCCTGTAAGAGAAACATTTTAGGAATTATGATGCAGAGTTTTGTATCTCTCGGGTTGACAACTATTTTATGGTTTTTCGTAGGATATTCTCTGTGCTTCAGCGGAGGAGAAGGCGCAATCTTAGGAAACCTGGACAAAATATTTTTGAATGGAATTACCCCGACTGTTATGTTTGGAAACGCTGGATTCCCCGAACTTGTCTTCGTGGCCTATCAGATGATGTTTGCAATCATTACCCCGGCCCTGATTACCGGAGCATTTGCAAATCGGATTACTTTTAAGGCTTACATTATTTTCCTTATCGTCTGGCAGCTCTTTGTTTACTACCCTTTTGTCCATATGATCTGGGGAGGCGGCCTGCTTGCAAATATGGGAGTTATTGATTTTGCAGGCGGCATCGTGGTCCATGCGACAGCCGGATTTGCAGCCCTTGCCTCAGTCTTCTACGTGGGCTCAAGGAAGTATAAAGATTCTAAACCAAACAATATCCCCTTAATGGCTATAGGAACTGCACTTCTCTGGTTTGGTTGGTATGGTTTTAACGCTGGAAGTGAACTCAACGTTGACGGAATTACCGCACTTGCGTTCCTTAACAGCGACATAGCAGCTTCTTTTGCAGCTATTACCTGGATGATAATAGAATGGATCAGGGAAGAAAAACCAAAATTTGTAGGCCTTATGACAGGAGCTGTTGCAGGTCTTGCGACCATTACCCCTGCAGCAGGCCTTGTTTCCTTACATGTGGCTGCATTAATGGGTATCATCGGAGCTATTGTCTGCTACTTTGCGGTACATCTTAAAAACAGGATGAAATGGGACGATGCCCTGGACGTATGGGGAGTTCATGGAATAGGAGGAGTAACAGGAACAATTCTCCTTGGAGTCTTTGCTTCAACCGCCATAAATCCGGCAGGATCTAACGGATTGCTTTACGGTGGCACTGCGTTCTTTATCAAAGAACTCGTGGTTGTTGCAGGTGCTTCAATCTATGCATTTATATTTACCTACATTATGCTGATGCTCATAAATGCAATAACTCCGGTTAAAGTTTCAGATGCAGAAGAGCTTGCAGGCCTGGATATATCTATGCATGGTGAATGTGCCTACGATGCAATTCACTGA
- a CDS encoding helix-turn-helix transcriptional regulator — MPGNPNEIKLVNNAMANVTRRKIMNFLDNGERSTEEIGGEVGKSMLDFHLKVLQQASLIELGEGTAKLSE, encoded by the coding sequence ATGCCGGGAAATCCGAATGAAATAAAGCTGGTAAATAACGCTATGGCAAACGTCACTAGAAGGAAGATAATGAACTTCCTGGATAATGGCGAGAGAAGTACAGAAGAAATCGGAGGAGAGGTCGGGAAGTCCATGCTCGATTTTCATCTCAAGGTTCTGCAACAGGCAAGCCTTATTGAGTTAGGAGAAGGAACTGCAAAGCTAAGTGAATAA
- a CDS encoding P-II family nitrogen regulator: MKYVIAIIRPERLESVKRELQKVEVNRLTVSAASGYGAQKGHLEVYRALELEVNLLEKIRLDIAVNDNFLEPTIAAIQKGAKTNSGHIGDGKIFVLPLEDVIRISTGETGSDAI, translated from the coding sequence ATGAAATATGTAATAGCAATAATAAGACCGGAAAGGCTTGAGTCGGTCAAACGAGAACTTCAGAAAGTCGAAGTAAACCGGTTGACAGTATCGGCAGCTTCCGGATACGGTGCGCAAAAGGGGCATCTGGAAGTCTACAGGGCACTGGAACTTGAAGTAAATCTCCTTGAAAAAATAAGGCTTGACATCGCAGTAAATGATAATTTTTTGGAACCGACGATCGCTGCGATCCAGAAAGGGGCAAAGACCAATAGCGGTCATATCGGGGACGGCAAAATCTTTGTTCTCCCACTTGAAGATGTCATCAGGATCAGCACAGGTGAAACCGGATCTGATGCTATTTGA
- a CDS encoding ABC transporter ATP-binding protein, whose translation MLELKNLSFGYKEKKTLKNINMSVNSGEVVGIIGPNGSGKSTLLKYMNLILEPEGRIFLEGVELQTLNLKEISKIIGYVPQNIQVSSFPIKVFDVVLLGRRPYIRWNIGEKDLDLVSEIFSLLNLDDLSMRNFNELSGGERQKILLARALAQEPKVLLLDEPTSSLDVKHQLEIMDIIRNLSREKVLAVVIVLHDLNLASRYCDRLILLNSGQIFAMGTPEEILIDSNIKTVYKVDSEISYSKKTGSITVLPISSY comes from the coding sequence ATGCTGGAGCTGAAAAATCTTTCCTTTGGGTATAAGGAGAAGAAAACTCTGAAGAATATAAATATGTCTGTTAACTCAGGAGAAGTTGTTGGCATCATCGGACCTAATGGAAGTGGGAAAAGCACGCTTCTTAAATACATGAACCTGATCCTGGAGCCTGAAGGGCGTATCTTTCTGGAGGGTGTAGAACTTCAAACTCTAAACCTAAAAGAAATTAGTAAGATAATTGGTTATGTGCCCCAAAACATTCAGGTTTCCTCCTTCCCGATAAAAGTCTTTGATGTGGTTTTGCTTGGAAGAAGACCATACATTAGATGGAATATTGGGGAGAAAGATCTTGATCTCGTTTCAGAGATATTCTCTTTATTAAATTTAGACGATCTGAGTATGAGAAATTTCAATGAATTGAGTGGTGGAGAAAGGCAAAAAATCCTCCTGGCAAGGGCTCTGGCTCAGGAACCCAAGGTCCTTCTACTTGATGAACCTACAAGTAGTCTGGACGTAAAACACCAGCTTGAAATAATGGATATTATTCGGAACCTTTCCAGAGAGAAAGTCCTTGCTGTTGTGATTGTTTTGCATGATCTGAATCTGGCAAGCAGATACTGTGATAGACTCATTTTGCTCAATTCGGGACAAATTTTTGCAATGGGAACACCTGAAGAAATTCTAATAGACTCCAATATAAAGACGGTTTATAAAGTTGATTCAGAGATCAGTTATAGCAAAAAAACAGGGTCAATTACGGTTCTTCCTATTTCAAGTTATTAA